In Oryza brachyantha chromosome 1, ObraRS2, whole genome shotgun sequence, the following are encoded in one genomic region:
- the LOC102713705 gene encoding 5'-nucleotidase SurE yields the protein MAASSGDDAPRPNPLPSALVSNLQSVLAARRPPPAADEPGAAAAETSATEAESSGAPPVADEGPAKPAVLLTCAGGIRSPGLAALVDALVAGGRCDVHVCAPESDKPSCGHSITIHETIAATSVDFTGAKAFEISGTPVDCVSLALSGRLFSFTAPALVISGINAGPNCGYEMFHSSAIAAAREALLYDVPSITISLNWKKDESKDTDFKDAALVCLPLIHAALEGIEKGTFLRGCLLNIGVPSSPTTNKGFKLTKQSVCCPAQSWQGVSASRPTPATHFMGMHQSLGIQLAQLGKDASAAGAARRTNAQRKIVEVESVAATGKREVREVVKKLFRAEFIEKEHECLDEDIDLRALENGFISVTPLNIHGHVEPETGVTASDWLSAAVAPDKAKEDSVVTAEEQDAPDVAEEKEAPSAT from the exons ATGGCCGCGAGCTCCGGGGACGACGCGCCGCGGCCCAATCCGCTCCCGTCCGCCCTCGTGTCCAACCTGCAATCCGTGCTCGCGGCACGCCGACCGCCACCGGCTGCGGATGAacccggcgccgcggccgccgagacgtcggcgacagagGCGGAGTCTTCGGGGGCTCCTCCCGTGGCCGATGAAGGTCCGGCGAAGCCGGCCGTCCTCCTGACCTGCGCCGGCGGGATCCGGTCGCCGGGTCTCGCGGCTctcgtcgacgccctcgtcgCGGGCGGCCGCTGCGACGTCCACGTATGCGCGCCCGAATC GGACAAGCCATCTTGCGGCCATTCCATTACCATCCACGAGACCATTGCAGCGACATCGGTGGATTTCACAGGCGCCAAAGCTTTCGAGATATCAG GGACACCAGTGGATTGCGTCTCTTTGGCATTATCTGGGAGGCTGTTCTCTTTTACGGCGCCTGCTTTG GTGATCAGTGGCATCAATGCTGGGCCAAATTGTGGATATGAGAT GTTCCATTCTTCTGCCATTGCTGCTGCAAGGGAGGCCTTACTGTATGATGTTCCTTCGATCACAATATCATTGAATTG GAAGAAGGATGAAAGCAAAGATACCGACTTCAAGGATGCTGCTTTGGTTTGTCTACCATTGATACATGCTGCCTTGGAAGGCATTGAGAAAGGAACCTTCCTCAGAGGTTGCTTACTAAACATTGGGGTTCCAAGCTCACCAACTACAAACAAG GGTTTCAAGCTGACAAAGCAAAGTGTATGTTGTCCTGCCCAAAGTTGGCAAGGTGTGTCAGCAAGCAGACCTACGCCTGCTACTCACTTCATGGGCATGCACCAAAGCCTTGGTATTCAGCTTGCACAACTTGGGAAGGATGCATCTGCAGCA GGGGCTGCACGCAGAACTAATGCTCAGCGGAAGATTGTTGAGGTTGAGTCTGTTGCAGCTACAGGGAAACGAGAGGTTCGAGAAGTAGTGAAGAAGCTTTTCCGTGCTGAG TTCATCGAAAAGGAGCATGAATGTTTAGATGAGGATATCGATTTGAGAGCTTTGGAGAATGGATTT ATATCTGTCACTCCTCTGAATATACATGGGCATGTGGAGCCTGAAACTGGAGTAACTGCTTCAGATTGGCTCTCGGCAGCTGTGGCTCCAGACAAAGCAAAGGAAGATTCTGTAGTTACAGCAGAAGAACAAGATGCTCCAGATGTAGCCGAGGAAAAAGAAGCTCCTTCAGCAACCTAA